The DNA sequence CCTGATTACTGAGGTGGTGGACCTTGGGGATTGGATGAGTTCATCTGTAACATTTGGAGCATCATCATCGCTAGATTAAGATTTCCTTGTAGCTTTTCTACCCTTTGAGGAAAAGTTTTTCCATAGAAATGGTTGGCTTGCTTCTCTAATTCTTTTATTGAGTATGGCTCCCGGCCTAACCGTCTGTACCAGTGAGGGTGCTGACGGATAAAATTTCTAAGCTCGGGCTTATTAACAACATACATAAAAACATCTTGTCGCACTACACACCCTCCCTTAATCTAGATTAATGTTGCTTAAAAGAGAACGGGTTGTCTTGATTTCCAGAGTCGGATTGTTGCGTTTGTTGTTGGTTCGATCCTTGACCTCCGCCACCTTGAAAGGTTTGCATGAGCCCTTGAATATTAGATAAGATACCACTAAATTGAGTGAGATGACCTTGCAGATCATTTACATTGATTTTCTTTAATAAATCTAAAACATTTGGACTATTATTGCTTTTTTCAGCTGATTCAGTATTTTCATCTGATTGAGCTTTAGTTGTATCTGTCGACTCATCCTCCACTGTTTCATTACCCGCTTCTGTTTGATTTTTAACATATTTATAGGTAGCCCAGCTTTCATGATTCTCACCTAAAATCGTCCATTCCTCATAGATATCTTGCCAGTTCTTCCGTCCTTCTTTTACTTCTTTCACAAGAGTTGGATGCTCTTTCACAAACTTCTTGAATGCTTGAACAGAAGGATGCAATGAGCGTTTTTTTCCCATTTCTGTCCCTCCTTACCTCAAATCCTTATCACTACATTCTATAATTGGGCACTCAAAATGGTGCGCCCATTTTCATTGTATTTGCCTATAATTGCTATTGTTGTTACATTAAAAAGAACGGATCAAAGAAATGAGGATTAAGTAGAATGAATACAAAGGTAGAACAACTTTTTCAAACGTTTGTAGAAAACGCAAATAAAGAAGATTTTGAGACACTTGAAACAATCTTAAATGGTTTGGTTCAAAAACAACAGGGGAACTATCATACATATTTAGCCGCTATAACTAATTCGAATGCAACACCACTTGAAAATGGAAGTTTTCAAATGACTGCACCAATTCAACCGTTAATTGAAAATCCGCTACGAATCGTCCATGGTGGAATGACGGCTTTACTTCTTGATAGTACAATGGGGAGCATGTTAGCTTATAAGCTACCAAAAGACCAAGCGGCTGTTACTGTTGAAATGAAAGTCAACTATATTAAACCTGGAACGGGTAAAGAACTAATCTGTATTTCATCTGTTGTTCATATTGGAAAACAATTATGTATGGCAGAGGGAAAAGTATACAATGATAAAGGAACATTAATAGCAACAGGGACTGGAACTTTTTTTATCATTTCACGAAAGTAAAGGGGGATGTTACTTGTTGGTTGCTGCAATCGTTATCCCTATCTTATTTTTCGTCTTTTTCATTGTGACAAAGAAAGAACGGAAAAAGTATGACCGTCTTTGGAAAAGACTAGGAGATGTTGAAGAAATCGATACAGTAAAAGGAATCGTTGCAAGTAAAATTACAGACAAAAAAAGGTTCTATCAACATCGATATTATGTGTCCATTGAATTTCGTATCCAAACAAATACAAACAAAAGTATTAGAGCTATCTATGAAAAACCAATACAATTCACTGAAGAAGTTGAACATGAGCCCCCTTGGAAAACCGGAGATGCTCTCACTCTATACGGATCCTGGGATAATCAACAATTTCGTGTGAATCGTATAAAAGAGGGGCTGGAACAATAAAAAGGGTGGGACAAAAGGTTGTTTACCTTTTGTCCCACCCTCTAAAGCAAGTTGTGAGTGGGTTTCTCACAACTTGCTTTGTGGCAAGTGAAGCCATTGTTTTACTCGGCTGGTGGTGTATTATTTATTTTTTCAGCTTGCTTATATGCATCGACCATGCCCCAAATCCACAAGATTGGCGTTGTAATAAAACCGATAATAACAAACATGAGCAATACCGATATCGCGTAAGCCACAATAAATGCGATACCTTTAGCAATCTGCCCATTATAAATCTGTCCTAGACCAGAATAGAAAAAGCTTAATACGGCAGCAATCCCTGAATTTTTCATGCATTTCCCCCTTTATTATCATCACTTACTACCTAATAAATGATGAGAGAAGGGAGAATAGAACTGAATTATGGCAATGTTGGCCACGGGGTCATAAAGTTTTGTGTATAATACGCTTCATGTACACCAACACCTAAATGTGTAAATTCTTCACTTAATAAATTCTTACGGTGGCCTTCACTATTTAACCAGCCTTCCACAGCAGCAATTGAATCTACATAATTGGCTGCAATGTTTTCTCCAGCAATTTGGTATTTCACTTCCCCTTCATCTAAACGGTCACCTAATTCACCCTTTGTCGGGGAAACATGAGAGAAATAGTTATTCACATTCATATCTTCACTATGCCTATAAGCAACTTTGGCAACTTTGGCATCCCATTGAAGTGGATCCATCTCGTGTAATAATCGAATCGCATTTGTTATATCTAGAACTTGTTGCTCTGCCCCTTCTTCAATCGCTTTCCACTGCTCTAGTGAAGGTTCTTCCACTTCAGGCAGTGTTCCGCGATAAGTAAGCGAGTAGGGTCTCTTTTTTAATAAAACATCTGTTGTGAGGAATCGGACACTTGAAAGCTTATTTGTAAACGAATCAAAATAAAGTTGAGCCCAATGCCCGTTAAAACTAACTAACGGATGAGTTTTAAATTCGTTTGTCTCCAATTCAAAGCGATAGGAAGAACGATTCGCTTCAACAGAAACGTGGTGTTCCATATCGACGTATTCCTCTATATCTTCTCTACTGGTTCCGCTGATAAATGGTTCAGAAGGAACATGTGGTCCAATCGCAAATA is a window from the Bacillus alkalicellulosilyticus genome containing:
- a CDS encoding YlbE-like family protein — its product is MRQDVFMYVVNKPELRNFIRQHPHWYRRLGREPYSIKELEKQANHFYGKTFPQRVEKLQGNLNLAMMMLQMLQMNSSNPQGPPPQ
- the ylbD gene encoding spore coat protein YlbD, with the translated sequence MGKKRSLHPSVQAFKKFVKEHPTLVKEVKEGRKNWQDIYEEWTILGENHESWATYKYVKNQTEAGNETVEDESTDTTKAQSDENTESAEKSNNSPNVLDLLKKINVNDLQGHLTQFSGILSNIQGLMQTFQGGGGQGSNQQQTQQSDSGNQDNPFSFKQH
- a CDS encoding PaaI family thioesterase; protein product: MNTKVEQLFQTFVENANKEDFETLETILNGLVQKQQGNYHTYLAAITNSNATPLENGSFQMTAPIQPLIENPLRIVHGGMTALLLDSTMGSMLAYKLPKDQAAVTVEMKVNYIKPGTGKELICISSVVHIGKQLCMAEGKVYNDKGTLIATGTGTFFIISRK
- a CDS encoding CAP domain-containing protein codes for the protein MKRLGCGIFVVALFLLFIMAEFTFDFSSPSEEEIEIEETYDDEPAIEVIKEEPEQEQVMNYESTSFTLDKLLEEKATKLIEELGAPDRKDPSLYGYEWWVYDLGEDGYIQAGVENNKVVTVFAIGPHVPSEPFISGTSREDIEEYVDMEHHVSVEANRSSYRFELETNEFKTHPLVSFNGHWAQLYFDSFTNKLSSVRFLTTDVLLKKRPYSLTYRGTLPEVEEPSLEQWKAIEEGAEQQVLDITNAIRLLHEMDPLQWDAKVAKVAYRHSEDMNVNNYFSHVSPTKGELGDRLDEGEVKYQIAGENIAANYVDSIAAVEGWLNSEGHRKNLLSEEFTHLGVGVHEAYYTQNFMTPWPTLP